The sequence below is a genomic window from Cytobacillus luteolus.
AATAAGCAAGTAAACGATCTGCATACTTACTCATCTTAAAGAAATAGGATTCTTCTTTTACCTTTTCAACAGGTCTATTACAATCTGGGCAATTTCCTTGCTCTAACTGTCTTTCTGTGTAAAAGGATTCGCAAGGTGTACAATACCATCCTTCGTACTTATCCAAATAAATATCACCTTGCTCCACTAACTGAGCAAAAATCTTCTCAACAATTTCTTTATGTCGGTCTTCTGTTGTTCGAATGAAATCATCGTAAGATATATCTAGCTTATCCCAAAGCTCTTTAATACCTTGAACAATATCATCCACATATTTTTGAGGAGTTACCCCTTTTTCTTCTGCATTTCGCTGTATTTTTTGACCATGTTCGTCAGTTCCAGTTAAGTACATAACATCATAACCACGTAAACGCTTATATCGTGCCATTGCATCACCAGCAACAGTTGTATAAGCATGACCAATATGTAATTTCCCACTTGGGTAATAAATAGGTGTCGTTAGATAAAATGTTTTTTCCTCTGCCATTTAAGTTTCCTCCTATATATATACAGTAATAAAACTCCCGCCTAAGGGACGAGAGTAATTTCAACATAAAAAAATCCTTTACTCTACTAGATTCTTCATAAACTCATGATTACCTCTTATATCAACAAAATATACATATATTATAGAAGTAATGTCAACTAACTGTTATCAGTGAAACTAAATTGAGCATCCGGGAAAAATGGTAAATAAACCCTTTTGGCATTTTTTGTCGAATCAATATTGAATTTTGTCGAATCGCCTGTATAATATTTACTAGAAAAGATTTGAAAAAAAGTTATCAAATGTATAATAAAAGCATGCTTGTATTTTTTTACAAACATCTATAAACCAATATTTTTGTGAACATTCTTAGACATTTTCTTAAAGAATTGCAAAGTTTTGTAATTAAAATTATTGACGTTTATTGGAAACACTGTTATTATAAAAGTACATTTATTTTGTCGAATAATGACGAAAAAGATAGATTTTTGTAATAATTATTACGGGAGGAGAACATTAATATGAAATCTACTGGTATTGTACGTAAAGTTGATGAATTAGGACGCGTGGTTATTCCAATCGAACTGCGTCGCACATTAGGAATTGCTGAAAAGGATGCACTTGAAATTTACGTTGACGATGAGAGAATCATCTTAAAAAAATATAAACCAAACATGACTTGTCATGTAACTGGAGAAGTGTCTGATCATAATATCACTCTAGCTGGTGGCAAAATTGTACTAAGCCGCGAGGGTGCTGAACAAATCCTACAAGAAATTCAAAGCAATCTAGAAGTTGCAAAATAATAAATAATAATGGCTGTCTAGGTATCAGT
It includes:
- a CDS encoding AbrB/MazE/SpoVT family DNA-binding domain-containing protein gives rise to the protein MNMKSTGIVRKVDELGRVVIPIELRRTLGIAEKDALEIYVDDERIILKKYKPNMTCHVTGEVSDHNITLAGGKIVLSREGAEQILQEIQSNLEVAK